One part of the Xiphophorus maculatus strain JP 163 A chromosome 1, X_maculatus-5.0-male, whole genome shotgun sequence genome encodes these proteins:
- the LOC102228284 gene encoding probable G-protein coupled receptor 61: MEHTIRPRPSWNNASAASTFQNSFRPNVSNITRQIGTTDNGIDLNQILGLCAMLVMDVLAVVGNLAVMIVITKTPQLRKFAFVFHLCLVDLLAALLVMPLGMLSDRILEDEVLCRSYLCLSVCLVSAAILTICAINVERYYYIVYPMRHEVKMTVGVVVAVLVGIWIKALVMSILPLLGYLFQDSPTVGTPEVLLPSKRHCSLHWTGGRTTRLVFMVFFTVIYFLCPMLIILVVYCNMFKVARVASMHHGPNPTWVDTSRQRSDSVSSHSTMAASLGGTGARTTPQRTFSGGKAAAVLVAVGGQFFCCWLPYFSFHLYSAVISTAPASLTQLEDLVTWIGYFCFTSNPFFYGCLNRQIREELGRHLACIFKRAGPVEGEQLPSREASIEENFLQFLQGTGCNLEPCNSHSRASPEEAGTEGLQESAVEQNTPADFPIPGQILEETAEFIQQQELNNELCVSENCCKTVPEI, encoded by the coding sequence ATGGAGCATACCATTAGACCACGGCCCTCCTGGAACAACGCGTCTGCCGCCTCCACATTCCAAAACTCTTTTCGGCCAAATGTCTCCAACATAACCAGACAAATCGGAACTACCGATAATGGGATAGATCTGAATCAGATCTTGGGGCTGTGTGCTATGCTCGTCATGGACGTCCTGGCGGTGGTGGGGAACTTGGCTGTAATGATTGTCATCACTAAAACGCCACAGCTGAGGAAGTTTGCCTTTGTGTTCCACCTCTGTCTGGTGGATCTGCTGGCGGCGCTGCTGGTGATGCCGCTGGGGATGCTGTCAGACCGGATCCTGGAGGATGAGGTCCTATGTCGAAGCTACCTCTGCCTGAGTGTGTGTCTAGTGAGCGCTGCCATCCTCACCATCTGTGCCATCAACGTGGAGCGGTACTACTACATCGTCTATCCCATGCGTCATGAGGTGAAGATGACGGTCGGGGTGGTGGTAGCGGTGCTAGTTGGGATCTGGATTAAAGCTCTCGTCATGTCGATATTGCCCCTGCTAGGATATCTGTTTCAGGATTCCCCAACTGTGGGGACTCCTGAAGTCCTCCTTCCCAGTAAGAGACACTGCTCCCTCCACTGGACAGGAGGCAGGACCACACGTCTTGTTTTCATGGTTTTCTTTACTGTAATCTATTTTCTGTGCCCCATGCTGATCATTTTGGTGGTCTACTGCAATATGTTTAAGGTGGCCCGAGTAGCATCCATGCACCATGGTCCCAACCCCACCTGGGTGGACACATCAAGACAACGCTCTGACTCTGTCAGCAGCCACTCCACCATGGCAGCAAGCCTTGGAGGCACCGGAGCACGTACAACTCCTCAAAGGACCTTCAGTGGTGGGAAGGCCGCAGCAGTTTTGGTGGCAGTCGGTGGTCAGTTCTTCTGCTGCTGGCTGCCATATTTCTCCTTTCACCTCTACTCGGCTGTCATTTCCACCGCGCCGGCCTCACTGACCCAACTGGAGGACTTGGTCACATGGATCGGCTACTTCTGCTTCACCTCCAACCCCTTTTTCTACGGCTGCCTGAACCGTCAGATTCGAGAGGAGCTGGGCCGCCACCTGGCTTGCATCTTCAAGAGGGCCGGGCCCGTCGAGGGGGAGCAGCTGCCAAGCCGCGAAGCCTCCATTGAGGAGAACTTTTTACAGTTCCTCCAGGGCACTGGATGCAATCTGGAGCCCTGCAACTCTCACAGCAGAGCGAGCCCGGAGGAGGCAGGAACTGAAGGTCTTCAAGAATCAGCTGTTGAGCAGAACACGCCAGCTGACTTCCCCATCCCAGGGCAGATCCTAGAGGAAACCGCAGAGTTCATACAGCAGCAAGAGCTGAACAATGAGCTTTGTGTGTCAGAGAACTGCTGCAAGACTGTGCCAGAGATATAA